From the Amycolatopsis thermoflava N1165 genome, one window contains:
- a CDS encoding FAD binding domain-containing protein produces MRTFELTRATSVEEALDALTAGAQAIAGGTELLNWLKEGIEAPARLVDINRLPLDRIEFADDRVRLGALCRMSDVAAHPELTREFPVLVQSLLRAASPQLRNMATLGGNLMQRTRCPYFRADTGLPCNKRVPGSGCSARHGDTTSAAILGWSDDCVATHPSDLAVALAALDAVVVVRGPEGERRIPATSFHRLPGDEPARHNDLRPDELITAIEVPRGGKRFSHYLKVRERVSYEFAVVSAAAVVEWDGETITRARVALGGVAHRPYRMELVGVPMSRLAEAVRLTRARPLPGNEYKVTLAERAAVRAIKEAMS; encoded by the coding sequence ATGAGGACGTTCGAGCTGACCAGGGCTACCTCCGTCGAGGAGGCGCTCGACGCGCTGACCGCCGGCGCGCAGGCCATCGCCGGCGGCACCGAACTGCTGAACTGGCTCAAGGAGGGCATCGAGGCGCCCGCCCGGCTGGTCGACATCAACCGACTACCGCTGGACCGGATCGAGTTCGCCGACGACCGCGTCCGGCTCGGCGCGTTGTGCCGGATGAGCGACGTGGCCGCGCACCCGGAACTGACGCGCGAGTTCCCCGTCCTGGTGCAGTCGTTGCTGCGGGCCGCGTCGCCGCAGCTGCGAAACATGGCGACGCTGGGCGGCAACCTGATGCAACGAACCCGCTGCCCGTACTTCCGCGCGGACACCGGACTGCCGTGCAACAAGCGGGTGCCCGGCTCGGGTTGCTCGGCCCGGCACGGCGACACCACGTCCGCCGCGATCCTCGGCTGGTCGGACGACTGCGTCGCGACCCACCCGTCGGACCTCGCGGTCGCGCTCGCCGCGCTCGACGCGGTCGTCGTGGTCCGCGGCCCGGAGGGCGAGCGGCGCATCCCGGCGACGAGTTTCCACCGGCTACCGGGCGACGAACCCGCGCGGCACAACGATCTCCGGCCCGATGAGCTGATCACCGCGATCGAGGTTCCCCGTGGTGGCAAGCGGTTTTCGCACTACCTGAAGGTCCGGGAACGGGTTTCCTACGAGTTCGCGGTGGTCTCCGCCGCGGCCGTCGTCGAGTGGGACGGGGAGACGATCACGCGGGCACGCGTCGCGCTCGGCGGGGTGGCGCACAGGCCGTATCGGATGGAACTCGTCGGCGTGCCGATGAGCAGGCTGGCCGAGGCGGTGCGGCTCACCCGCGCGCGTCCGTTGCCCGGCAACGAGTACAAGGTCACCCTCGCCGAGCGCGCCGCGGTGCGCGCGATCAAGGAGGCGATGTCGTGA